From one Lycium ferocissimum isolate CSIRO_LF1 chromosome 5, AGI_CSIRO_Lferr_CH_V1, whole genome shotgun sequence genomic stretch:
- the LOC132057674 gene encoding uncharacterized protein LOC132057674, whose translation MEFAVGDLVFLKVSPMKGVMRFGRKVKLSPRGIGSCQVVQRIGQVAYKLDLPPELEAVHPVFHVSMLRKCLGYPSRITHIEDVQDIEDLSYEEVLVTILDR comes from the coding sequence ATGGAGTTTGCTGTGGGAGATTTGGTATTTCTgaaggtatcgcctatgaaaggcgtaatgagatttggcaggAAAGTCAAGCTTAGCCCCAGGGGTATTGGGTCATGTCAGGTCGTGCAGAGAATTGGCCAAGTTGCATATAAACTTGATTTGCCACCAGAGCTAGAGGCAGtccatccggtattccatgtctcCATGCTTCGTAAATGCTTAGGCTATCCTTCTCGCATTACTCATATTGAGGATGTTCAAGATATTGAGGACTTGTCATACGAGGAAGTTCTGGTCACCATCCTAGATCGTTAA